The Alphaproteobacteria bacterium US3C007 genomic interval TGAATTATTTCCGCGATATTTCAACCTTTGGCGGCTGTACCGCCGGCCCAGCTGCGGCGATCGAAAATATGCGGATCATCGAAGATGAAGGGCTTCTCGAAAATACGCTTGCGATGGGCGCGCATATGATCGAAAACTTGAACGCGTTGGCCGAAAAACATCCTGTGATCGGCGATGTGCGCGGAAAAGGGTTGTTCTGCGGCGCCGAACTGGTGGCCGACCGCGCCACCAAAGAACCCGCTGATGAGAAGAAAGTGCAGGCTGTTGTGGCCGATTGTATGGCGCAAGGCGTGATCATCGGCGCCACCAACCGGTCATTGCCAGGCTTTAACAACTCGCTATGTTTCAGCCCTGCGCTCATCGCCACAAAAGACGATATCAACCACATCACCGAGGCGGTTGATCAAGCGCTGGGGCGCGTTTTCGCAAGCTAAGCCAGGCCCTAAAAGCCATTCTCTTGCCCCAGGTAAGGGGCAAGAGGGGCCCGCCATTTGGCCGCATTTAGGCCAACCAAAAGACCCGCCCCATGCCTTTTCTGCGCAATATGAACGGTCGGGATTCTGCGTTTACCTTTTTGGAAAAAACAGGCTAAACTGGACTTATGTCCATCCCAATAGAAACTTTCTTTTTAGATCCAGACGCCGAGGGCACGCTGCAGGGCCGCATTCAACAAATGATCGCGGAAGGCATTTTATCAGGGCGATTTCAGAAAAATGAAAAATTGCCATCAACGCGGCGCCTTGCGACGCATTTGGGCATTAGCCGCATTACCGTTACATTGGCCTATACCGAATTACTGGCCAATGAATACCTGACCTCGAAAGGGCGCTCAGGATATTATGTGTCCCCCGAAGCGCCCGAACCCCCCCAGTTTAAGCCACTGCCTAAATCGGAAGAAAAGGTGGATTGGACACGCGCCATCGCCAAGCATTATTCAGAAACATCCACCTTTGAAAAACCCGAAGATTGGGCGCGCTATAAATTTCCCTTCATTTATGGGCAAACCGATCCCTCGCTTTTTGATCACGCAAACTGGCGCGCATGCGCGATGAAAGCGCTTGGCGCGAAAGACTTCCCATCTTTAACCGCCGATTACTTTGATCGCGATGATCCCGAGCTTATTGAATTTATCGCCCGGCAAACCTTACCCCGACGCGGGATCATCGCAGCTCCGGATGAGATTTTGGTTACATTGGGTGCGCAAAATGCCTTGTGGCTGTCAACGCAAGTGTTGCTCAACCAGCGCCGCAAAGCCGTGATCGAAAACCCTTGTTATCCGGCCTTGCGCGATATTCTGTACCAGTCGCGCTGCCATATTGCCGCGGTGGATGTGGATGATTATGGCCTGCCCCCGCATCGGATCCCAAATGACAGCTCGGTTATCTTCACAACCCCAAGCCATCAATGTCCAACAACGGCCACCATGCCATTGCAGCGCCGCAAAGCCCTATTGTCCAAAGCGCAAGCCTTAGATGCTTTAATCATCGAGGATGATTACGAATTCGAAATGTCGTTTTTGACGCCGCCATCTCCAGCCTTGAAATCATTGGATGAAGATGGCCGCGTGATTTACGTTGGATCCTTTTCCAAATCGCTCTTTCCTGGGCTACGGCTTGGATATTTGGTCGGGTCTGTGGCTTTTATCCGCGAAGCGCGGGCGCTGCGTGCCAGCGTTCTGCGCCACCCCCCGGGCCATATTCAAAGAACCGCTGCCTATTTTCTGCGCCTTGGCCATTATGATGCGCTGATCAAACGCATGGGAAAAACATATTTACAGCGCAGCAAAGTGATGGAGCAAGCAATCGCAGACCATAGCCTTGAAATTGCCGGCAAAGGGATGCATGGCGGCTCTTCTTTCTGGATGCGCGCGCCAAATGGTTGTGACACCACTGAATTGGCCGCTAAGCTCAGAGAGCAAAGCGTGTTGATCGAACCAGGGCAAGCTTTTTTTAACGACAGCACGCCGCCCAAAAACTATTATCGTTTGGCGTTTTCCTCAATTCCCGCGGATAAAATTAACGCGGGTATCGCAGGAATAGCGGCGATCCTGCGCTAATCTGGATCTATTTTGCATATCAAACTGGCCCTAACAGTCGCGACGGCGCCTTTGTAAACAGACCATGTAAATTATGGCTATGATGCCCGATTCCAAATCGTTCCCTCAGGAGACCCAGCAAGATGAAAATGACAACCGAAGAAGCCTTTGTAAAAACCCTACAAATGCATGGCATAGAGCACGCATTTGGTATTATCGGCTCGGCCTTCATGCCCATTTCGGATATTTTCCCGCAAGCAGGTATCTCTTTCTGGGATTGTGCTCATGAAGGTTCGGGCGGCATGATGGCCGATGGCTATACCCGCGCCTCGGGCAAAATGTCGATGATGATCGCGCAAAATGGCCCCGGTATTACAAATTTTGTAACCGCCGTAAAAACCGCCTATTGGAACCACACACCTTTGCTTTTGGTAACGCCGCAAGCCGCCAATAAAACCATTGGGCAAGGTGGGTTTCAGGAAGTGGAGCAGATGGCCCTGTTTGAAGATATGGTGGCCTATCAAGAAGAAGTACGCGATGCCAGCCGCGTAGCAGAAGTTCTAAACCGGGTGATATTGAACGCCAAGCGCGCTTCGGCCCCGGCGCAAATCAATATGCCGCGCGATTTCTGGACTCAAGTGATCGATATTGACCTACCCGAAATCGTAAGCTTCGAGCGGCCCAATGGCGGCAGCGATGCCATCGCGCAGGCAGCAGCGCTTCTGGATTCAGCCGCGTTTCCAGTGATTTTAAACGGTGCCGGGGTAATTTTGGCAGATGGGATTGAAGCAAGCAAGAAGCTTGCCGAGCGCCTCGATGCACCCGTTTGCGTGGGCTATCAGCATAATGACGCCTTCCCCGGCTCGCACCCGCTTTTCGC includes:
- a CDS encoding PLP-dependent aminotransferase family protein — translated: MSIPIETFFLDPDAEGTLQGRIQQMIAEGILSGRFQKNEKLPSTRRLATHLGISRITVTLAYTELLANEYLTSKGRSGYYVSPEAPEPPQFKPLPKSEEKVDWTRAIAKHYSETSTFEKPEDWARYKFPFIYGQTDPSLFDHANWRACAMKALGAKDFPSLTADYFDRDDPELIEFIARQTLPRRGIIAAPDEILVTLGAQNALWLSTQVLLNQRRKAVIENPCYPALRDILYQSRCHIAAVDVDDYGLPPHRIPNDSSVIFTTPSHQCPTTATMPLQRRKALLSKAQALDALIIEDDYEFEMSFLTPPSPALKSLDEDGRVIYVGSFSKSLFPGLRLGYLVGSVAFIREARALRASVLRHPPGHIQRTAAYFLRLGHYDALIKRMGKTYLQRSKVMEQAIADHSLEIAGKGMHGGSSFWMRAPNGCDTTELAAKLREQSVLIEPGQAFFNDSTPPKNYYRLAFSSIPADKINAGIAGIAAILR